Proteins encoded in a region of the Zea mays cultivar B73 chromosome 2, Zm-B73-REFERENCE-NAM-5.0, whole genome shotgun sequence genome:
- the LOC103646009 gene encoding AT-hook motif nuclear-localized protein 23, with product MAGLDLGTAATRYVHQLHHLHPDLQLQHNYAKQPEPSEDDPNGGGGGNSNNGGPYGEHDGGSSSSGPAGDAPGGSGGNGEMVVRRPRGRPPGSKNKPKPPVIITRESANTLRAHILEVASGCDVFESVSTYARRRQRGVCVLSGSGVVTNVTLRQPSAPAGAVVTLHGRFEILSLSGSFLPPPAPPGATSLTIFLAGGQGQVVGGNVVGALYAAGPVIVIAASFANVAYERLPLEEEEAQAAPPGLQMQPPGGGVDGAGGMGGGPFPPDPSAAAGLPFFNLPLNNMSGGGSPLPPGADGHGWAGARPPF from the coding sequence ATGGCCGGCCTCGACCTCGGCACCGCTGCGACGCGCTACGTTCATCAGCTCCACCACCTCCACCCCGACCTCCAGCTGCAGCACAACTACGCCAAGCAGCCGGAGCCATCCGAGGACGACCctaatggcggcggcggcggcaacagCAACAACGGCGGACCGTATGGTGAGCACGACGGCGGGTCGTCCTCATCCGGCCCAGCTGGAGATGCCCCCGGTGGCAGCGGCGGTAACGGGGAGATGGTAGTCCGCCGGCCCCGCGGACGCCCACCGGGCTCGAAGAATAAGCCGAAGCCGCCGGTGATCATCACGCGGGAGAGCGCCAATACGCTGCGCGCCCACATCCTGGAGGTGGCGAGCGGCTGCGACGTGTTCGAGAGTGTCTCCACGTATGCGCGCCGGCGGCAGCGTGGCGTCTGCGTGCTGAGCGGCAGCGGCGTCGTCACCAACGTGACGCTACGGCAGCCGTCGGCGCCCGCGGGCGCCGTGGTGACGCTGCACGGGAGGTTCGAGATCCTGTCGCTCTCGGGATCTTTCCTCCCGCCGCCGGCTCCCCCCGGCGCCACCAGCCTCACCATCTTCCTCGCGGGGGGCCAGGGGCAGGTGGTCGGTGGGAACGTCGTCGGTGCGCTCTACGCCGCAGGCCCCGTCATCGTCATCGCCGCGTCCTTCGCCAACGTCGCCTACGAGCGCCTCCCCCTGGAGGAGGAAGAGGCTCAGGCAGCGCCACCGGGCCTCCAGATGCAGCCACCCGGCGGTGGTGTCGATGGCGCTGGAGGCATGGGCGGTGGGCCGTTCCCTCCCGATCCGTCGGCGGCTGCCGGGCTGCCGTTCTTCAACCTGCCGCTCAACAACATGTCCGGTGGCGGGTCGCCGCTCCCGCCCGGTGCTGACGGCCATGGTTGGGCCGGTGCACGGCCGCCGTTCTGA
- the LOC103646010 gene encoding heavy metal-associated isoprenylated plant protein 4 codes for MADKKKVEVKETKVEVKTAVYKVYVHCGQCARDIQTQFTEFQGVEEVKVDAGAGKVTVKGFGFDVEKLRKKVEKGCRKKVELIPPAPPKDDMVVDVKTKKEELKVITVKLPLHCPDCAVRVKEVLLENKSIYEAKTDLGKNTCTIEGVIEEDKLVKYIYERMRKKGVVDKVEKKVIIKEEKVLVKKADKEKEKKEKEKEKEKEKAKEKVKEAVDKVKEVIAPYFIPCTHPNFVDYSHPWHRGGGGYCSSYGDGYGYGYGGGCGGYPPYGFSYTHSELKGYHDTSFLHCTHPNEFISEENPYACAVM; via the exons ATGGCAGACAAGAAGAAGGTGGAGGTCAAAGAGACGAAGGTGGAGGTGAAGACGGCCGTCTACAAGGTGTACGTCCACTGCGGCCAGTGCGCGCGCGACATCCAGACGCAGTTCACCGAGTTCCAAG GGGTTGAAGAGGTGAAAGTGGACGCCGGGGCAGGGAAGGTGACAGTGAAGGGCTTCGGCTTTGATGTCGAGAAGCTGAGGAAGAAAGTCGAGAAGGGTTGCCGGAAGAAGGTCGAGCTGATTCCGCCCGCGCCTCCCAAGGACGACATGGTCGTTGATGTCAAGACCAAAAAGGAG GAGCTCAAGGTCATAACTGTAAAGCTGCCGTTGCATTGCCCCGATTGTGCAGTCAGGGTCAAGGAGGTTTTACTTGAGAACAAGA GTATCTACGAGGCCAAGACAGATCTCGGCAAGAACACGTGCACCATCGAGGGTGTCATTGAGGAGGACAAGCTCGTCAAGTACATCTACGAGAGGATGCGCAAGAAGGGCGTTGTCGACAAGGTCGAGAAGAAGGTGATCATCAAGGAGGAAAAGGTCTTAGTGAAGAAGGCggataaggagaaggagaagaaggagaaggagaaggagaaagAAAAGGAGAAGGCCAAGGAGAAGGTGAAGGAGGCTGTCGACAAGGTCAAGGAGGTCATCGCCCCCTACTTCATCCCCTGCACGCACCCGAACTTCGTCGACTACTCGCACCCCTGgcaccgcggcggcggcggctactgCTCGTCGTACGGCGACGGTTACGGCTACGGCTACGGCGGGGGCTGCGGAGGGTACCCACCGTACGGTTTCAGCTACACACACTCTGAGCTCAAAGGCTACCATGACACGTCGTTCTTGCACTGCACACACCCCAATGAGTTCATCAGCGAGGAGAACCCCTACGCGTGCGCTGTGATGTAG